One Bacillota bacterium genomic window, CAGACTCAGGCTGTCATCTTTGAGATATAGAAACGGCTCATCTATATCTCGCTGTCCGGGCAGGTAGTCACTAAGTGAACCCTCATGGGATCCGCAAAGGACGTAGGCGCCTGTCAGGTCTTCTATTGGGTTGATACTTTTTGTAGCCAGAAAAAATTCCTCCGGATCATCAACTTCAATGTTCAGGTCCATGTTAATATAAATAGTTTCTCTGTATAGGCTCTCTCGTGCGCGCAATTTCGGCCTCCGCCTAGGGATAGAAACAAATCCATTTCTATCTGTCGTGAGCCTTTCTACATAGACCGATCGGTATTTGGTGGATTGCAGGGTGGGGATGCCCAGGAAATGGGGGTTTTGGGCCGACTGTAAACGGTAATACACAACAGCGTTGGATACCGGCTCCATTGTTTCATCAGCCAAAACCTGAATTGTCAGCGGTCGCACTTCATTTGTCCATAATGGTATGTGATACGCGCTAGCCACAATCAGCAGGCCTGTCGCTGCCAAAATCAGTTTCTTCATTCGGCGTAATCCTCAATCAGCAGAGAAATAATTCGCACCCGGCGCTGGCTGTTTATGAGATTCTCCCGTGTATATGAGCTCAGTTCCTCATTCAATTGGCCGCCAGAAAGAAAGTAGGCCAGCATAACTGGTTCTCCCACCGTGAGATCTTGAGCGGGTAACTCCAGGGTTGCTACGCCGGAAGTCGGATCCTCGGTTAAGATGCCTCTGTTGTGGAGCATGGTTTTGCCATTAGTCGACCCCGCCTGAAAGTAAAACTGCCATAAGAAGTCCGATTCAGCGGTATCCAGGCGATTGAAGGAAAGGTGTAGACGACCAATGAAATCAAAATCGGGGTCATTGCTGGTATAGGGATTGTGATTTTCTCATAAAAAGCAAGTCGTTCCACATGCTTGCCGTCTTCGTAGGTGTCCATCCACACTGACAGCTGTTTGGGATTGTCCAAGGGTATGTTTAGGTCATAAGTAATTGCCATGTCGTTAAAATTTTGAGTGGTTTCTAGTACGGAGTCATCAACGGGCATGATATGATAGGTATCTTGGGCGCAACCAGCAAAAGCTATGGACAATAATATAGCGAGCAGCAAGGAAAAGTTCCTCATTCCGGACCTCCTTTGATAAATTGACCCATTATTTGGTCTTTTATGGTATAATATACCAGCCATAAACACCGAAAGCCATGAAGAGAGAGGAAACCATATGGCGCAGTTGAAGGTATTTGCCGAAACAGGAGCAGATGGCGGCTGTCTGCTTTTCACCTTTGAGCCGCCAGGAATGTTGGCTCGGGGAAACAGTGTGGAGGAAGCTCTGGGGCAGGCGTCTTCGGCGGCGTCGAGACTTGATACTTTTCTTGCCGAATGTGGCCGGCCATATCCCGGTGCCGGGCCCAGTCCGGAAATCCTTGTCGCTGAAACAGTTAAGCGCCGCGGCAAAGTGGCCAATGGCAACACATCGGTCAGCTTCCAGAAAGATAAAGAACCCCTGGAGGCAGAAGAGATACCCCGATTCCTGACAGTGCTGGCGCATCAGCGCAAGGAACTGTTGGACCTGAAGGCGGAAATTCCCCAGGAGACCTATGGATTCAAGTTCCTCCCCCATCGTAAGACCATTGAGGAGCAGCTTAAACATATCGCCGCCTGTGAGCGTTGGTATTTATCCCGCCTCTGGACTGATTTGCCCCGATTGCCCAGAGCCAAGGACGTTTGGGAGAAGCTGGCTCTGAACCGTGAATTGGTTGAGCAAGTGATGCAGGATCTCACCCCTGAGGACCGGGCCCGGGTTGTCGGGATAGAGGGGGAGGTATGGACCTGTCGCAAGGTGTTGCGCAGGCTGATGTATCATGAGCGCTTCCACATCGATACAACTAAGCGGGACTTGAGCATGTTTTTGTCAGGATGCCGAAATGATAGTGAGAAATAGGAGTATAACATACAACCGTGTTGCCTTCACTGGCCACACGGTTTTGTTTGTATTGGTCGTCAATAGTTCCTTCTAGTTGCCAAGAGACAGAAATTTAAGTATAATTATGCTGGAGGTGATTCTTTTGTCTGGGTGTGAACCCGAAAAACTCTATACCTACCAAGACTACCTTCAGTTGCCTGAAGAACCAGGCTATCGATATGAAATTCTTGAAGGGCAGCTGGTGAAAGATCCTGGCCCCTCAACGCTTCACCAGTTTGTTTCTCAGCGCGTCTTTGAGATTATCAAAGCGTACTTTAACCAACAAGACTCAGGCGGCCTCGTTTTCTACGCTCCGCTGGATGTGACTTTGGCTGATACAACCGTCGTGCTCTTTATATTTCAAGCGAACAGCGACACATAGTTAAAGACACACACATTGATGGTTCACCGATTCTAATTGTAGAGATATTGTCGGCGTCAACAGGAATGAAAGACAAAGTGAGAAAGCTGCAAATCTACCAGAAGGCCGGTGTTAAGCATTATTGGTTGGTTGATCCGGAGAACCAAAGTTTTAAGGGCTTTGTTTTAGAGGGTAGTTTATATAAACTTGCTGTCTATGGAAAAGCAACTGACAGAATTATTCACCCTGTTTTGCCCGGAATGGAGATAGATTTGCAGACCTTATGGCATATGGATTGAAAGGCTTCGTTTAAATGAGACCTGTGCGTGCGCGCAGGTTTCTTTGATCGCCCGATGGTGTTGTCGCTTGTAGGCATCCGCACATTTTCAGTATTTCGAGGGAGAAGCACCGATAGCCGGCATAGAATGGAGTGAGAAATGTGAGATTTTGAGGAAAGGAGCGTCTCTATGCATCCACGTGTTCCCAAGCACTGCCCGCCTGGTTTTATGGGTCGCTATACTGTTGTCCCCGGGGATACAATGTTTTTTATCGCCCAACGCTTTGGTGTTTCCCTGGACGCACTGATTGCAGCAAACCCCCATATCCCCAATCCCAACTTGATCTTCCCCGGTGATGTACTGTGTGTCCCGCAAAAGTTCCCGCCGCCACCACCGCCACCCAAAAAGGATTGTCCCTGTCCCGTAACCCTGTTTGATTTCATTAATCGCCTGGTCGAAGTCACAACTGAATGCGGTGTCGTAGTTGGAAATCTGGATTTTGTCGGTGAGGATTCAATTATACTCAGCGACCCCAAGACAAAGAGAAAGACGATCGTCCTCTGTAGGGAAATATGCTTTGTCCGCGTTTTGAAGCATTTCCGGGAGGAGGGTAATGATGAGTTTTAATCGCTGTCAGTGCCCGAAAGGATTAGAACAGTTTTTAGACAGAAGGGTAAAAGTGGCTACAAAATGCGGGGACATAACTGGCATTCTCCGCGCTTTTGGCGAAACCTTCCTGGAAGTGCAAGAAGAGCATCCTAAAACCGTATTGACCATCATCCAGTGTGAAAAGGTTTGTTTTATCACACGAATCGGGTAGCTGTTTTCGGACAGGGGGACAGGTTCCTTGTCCAGACAGGCCGCCTATTATACTCCCCAACTGTAAATGTTTGGCAAGGTGGTCCATCTAAAAAAAGAAAATGGTTTTAGTCAGTAATATAGTACAGCCATCATTTTGATGGCTGTAGCTATATTAGGCTGCATGGTTGACAAAGGTTCCGGCAAACCGGTCGTATACCGACTGGTGTTGACTGTTGAAAGCTATGTGTATAACAAACAATAATACAAGCAGCTGGGCGCCGATTGAAAGGAGCATCAGGCCAGTTGAAGGTCCGGCCAGGGTAATCCGAATCACAGCCGTATGGGCCAGTTGCCAGGGGAGGAACTTGATAAGTGAACGCAGTAGGGAGCGGCCAAAGCTAATGCGCTGCCCCTTGCTGTCTACAACCCGGATCTTCAAGGGCCGTTTACCAACGGTGCCCTGATGTTTCGAACTTTCCATGAGTGAAAAGTAGAGAATCAGGGGGAGGATAACAGTGGAAAAGGCCAAGGCATCAAAGGCCAGGGGTGAGGAGAAGATTGTGGGGTAAATCCGTTCTAGTACGTCAGAGAGCCCGGCCATGTTTACGGCAAAAAAAGCTGCCAGGTAGAGGGCAAAGAGCAGGAGGTCAATTGCGAACGCGAGCATACGTGGTTTCAGTCCGGCACGGGGGTGCATACTTGTTCCTCCTTCACTGGATAGCCTTATTGGCCTGTTCAATGATCTGCTTCGGATAACCTAGGTATTCCAGCAGTTTGATGGCATTGCGGGACTTGGCCACCCCTTCTTTAAGGGTAAAGTCAAAGTCCAGGCCGCTCTTGTCGACTTTGTCGGAGAAGTGATAACACTGGTACTCACCGGGTAGTTCATCAGCCAGGTCCAGGTCGTGGGTAGCGACGATAACCAGGGCGTTTTTGCGCTTGAGGTAGGCGAGAATTGCCCGGGAGGCCGCCAGCCGCTCCAGGTAATTGGTGCCAGAAAGCAGTTCGTCGATCAGGCAGAGGGCGGGGTAATCCTTATACTCCGGTGCGATGATTGTGCGCAGTCGTTCCGCTTCGGCGAAGTAGAAGCTCTTGCCTTCAGCGATATTATCGGCCTTGTTTATGGAGGAGATGATTTGCACGAAGCTCCCCCGGTAACTTGTGGCCAGGGTGGTGCAAATAGTTTGGGCCATCAGGGCATTGATGCCGATGGTGCGTAAAAACGTCGACTTCCCAGACATGTTGGTGCCAGTGATTAATATACCCTGGTCACTAATTGTAATTGAGTTTGCCACTGGCTTTTCCAGCAGGGGGTGGCGAACGCTTTGTAAGTCGAGCATCTTTTCGCTTACAAACTTGGGCTCGCTGTATTCAAGCTTGGTGCGGTAAGAAGCCACCGATTGCAAGGCATCGATGGTGCCAATAGCTATATAGCTGCTTTGCAGATGCTTGACTTGACGATTTATTTCTTCGATTGCGCCATAGAAGCTGCGTACTTCCATGAGGAAGAAAAGTTTTAGGTAGTCATAGATGAAATCAAAGTCGGAAGCGGTTACTTTATTAAATAACCAACGGGTTTTTTTGATGATTTTCCGTCCGGCCCGGGCAGCTTCCGCCAATTCTTTTTGATACTCTTCGAGGCCGGTTACAGAGAGGCCGGCAATGCGTCCTGCCGCCCGGAGCAGCGAGCTTACGGTGGAGATGGCAGGAATCTGGTAGCTGTAAGTTTTGCTAACTTTGTAGTGGATGTAGGAGTTGAGGCTGAACATCATCATAATCAGGAAGACACCCCGGGCGCCCCAAATAAATGGGGTGAGGAGGGAGAACAGGGCAGCCAGCGCCAGCAGGGTATAAACGGGCGCCAGGGCGCTCTTCTGCGGTCGCTTGCCCCAGAGCAGCTGGGTGAGGCTGTTATCCCGGGGGCGCTTAAGCTTTGTGAGCTCGATTTGCACGCTTTCCCGGAAGGATTGGTCCTGCTGGAAGCGGGTGATGATTTTATTGCGCTTAGCTAATGCTTCCTCTGAGAAGCTTGGTGTTCGCAACAGGTGGTAGAGGACAGATTCGCCGGGTAAGGTCAACGTGCGGTCAATCAGGGCATAGAAGCTGTCCATGTTTAGATCGTCCCAGGTCTGCTCGTCTATCGTGAAACCTGCTTCCTGTTGATATTTGTGCAGGGCGGCGATTTCAGTAATTTCCCGTTTGCGTTGAGATTTGTATCCCCAGGTGTTACGCAGTTCAGCCAGGATGGCTAATTTTTTGTAGCGGAAATATAACCAGATTGTAACGACTGCAAGCGGTAGGGCAGCCAATGCCCAATATAAAGATGTCGCAAAAACTGCCGCCAGATAGATGGCGCCAAAGAAAATGAACAGGGTCAGGCCCAGCATGCCTTTGTAGATGCGTTTATGTAACTTGGGATTAATGTGATCAGCCACGGAGAAAACCTCCTGTTAAAAAACTGTGTATATTTTAACATAATTTCCGGATTTGGATGGCTATCATGTTAAATTTCCCTAACAACTTCACCGTCGGCAGGTTTTTGTCAGGAGGCCAGAGAAGTATATTTTCAGACTTGCAATCAGCTTTAAGAGGTATAATGTATCACGGGAAGGGGAACTAAAATGACT contains:
- a CDS encoding Uma2 family endonuclease is translated as MSSEQRHIVKDTHIDGSPILIVEILSASTGMKDKVRKLQIYQKAGVKHYWLVDPENQSFKGFVLEGSLYKLAVYGKATDRIIHPVLPGMEIDLQTLWHMD
- a CDS encoding LysM peptidoglycan-binding domain-containing protein — encoded protein: MHPRVPKHCPPGFMGRYTVVPGDTMFFIAQRFGVSLDALIAANPHIPNPNLIFPGDVLCVPQKFPPPPPPPKKDCPCPVTLFDFINRLVEVTTECGVVVGNLDFVGEDSIILSDPKTKRKTIVLCREICFVRVLKHFREEGNDEF
- a CDS encoding RDD family protein yields the protein MHPRAGLKPRMLAFAIDLLLFALYLAAFFAVNMAGLSDVLERIYPTIFSSPLAFDALAFSTVILPLILYFSLMESSKHQGTVGKRPLKIRVVDSKGQRISFGRSLLRSLIKFLPWQLAHTAVIRITLAGPSTGLMLLSIGAQLLVLLFVIHIAFNSQHQSVYDRFAGTFVNHAA
- a CDS encoding MutS family DNA mismatch repair protein: MADHINPKLHKRIYKGMLGLTLFIFFGAIYLAAVFATSLYWALAALPLAVVTIWLYFRYKKLAILAELRNTWGYKSQRKREITEIAALHKYQQEAGFTIDEQTWDDLNMDSFYALIDRTLTLPGESVLYHLLRTPSFSEEALAKRNKIITRFQQDQSFRESVQIELTKLKRPRDNSLTQLLWGKRPQKSALAPVYTLLALAALFSLLTPFIWGARGVFLIMMMFSLNSYIHYKVSKTYSYQIPAISTVSSLLRAAGRIAGLSVTGLEEYQKELAEAARAGRKIIKKTRWLFNKVTASDFDFIYDYLKLFFLMEVRSFYGAIEEINRQVKHLQSSYIAIGTIDALQSVASYRTKLEYSEPKFVSEKMLDLQSVRHPLLEKPVANSITISDQGILITGTNMSGKSTFLRTIGINALMAQTICTTLATSYRGSFVQIISSINKADNIAEGKSFYFAEAERLRTIIAPEYKDYPALCLIDELLSGTNYLERLAASRAILAYLKRKNALVIVATHDLDLADELPGEYQCYHFSDKVDKSGLDFDFTLKEGVAKSRNAIKLLEYLGYPKQIIEQANKAIQ